A single window of Streptomyces griseoviridis DNA harbors:
- a CDS encoding helix-turn-helix domain-containing protein → MDTSDALRDFLISRRARLRPGDVGLPDHGVRRVSGLRREEIAALAAVSVEHYIRLERGQASRVSDAVLDAVADALRLSTGERRYLRSLARPAAGADGADRADATGRNGAVSGGRGVRPSVQRVLDSMTDTPAYLVGRGGAVLAWNRPAARVFVDFGRVPVAERTVGRLIFVDPYARWLYVDWEAKAREAVSYLRTETGKRPQDRELAREIGDLAAHSADFRRLWSEQHVLETTHATVVLRCGPPHDRLEFSWEALQMTGDPDEVVLVYTAAPGTPTASALRELCGAHRGGRAPR, encoded by the coding sequence ATGGACACCTCCGACGCGTTACGCGACTTCCTGATCTCCCGCCGGGCCCGGCTCCGCCCCGGGGACGTGGGGCTGCCCGACCACGGGGTCAGACGGGTGAGCGGGCTGCGCCGTGAGGAGATAGCGGCGCTCGCGGCGGTCAGCGTCGAGCACTACATCCGCCTCGAACGCGGACAGGCGTCCAGGGTGTCGGACGCCGTCCTGGACGCGGTGGCCGACGCGCTGCGGCTGAGCACGGGCGAGCGGCGCTATCTGCGGAGTCTGGCGCGACCTGCCGCCGGAGCCGACGGCGCCGACAGAGCTGACGCAACTGGCAGAAACGGTGCGGTCAGTGGCGGGCGGGGCGTGCGGCCGAGCGTGCAGCGCGTCCTGGACTCGATGACCGACACGCCCGCCTACCTGGTGGGCCGGGGAGGCGCGGTGCTGGCGTGGAACCGGCCGGCGGCGAGGGTGTTCGTCGACTTCGGGCGGGTCCCCGTCGCGGAGCGGACCGTCGGGCGGCTCATCTTCGTCGATCCGTACGCCCGTTGGCTGTACGTCGACTGGGAGGCGAAGGCCAGGGAGGCGGTGTCGTATCTGCGGACCGAGACCGGCAAACGGCCCCAAGACCGCGAGCTGGCCAGGGAGATCGGTGATCTCGCCGCTCACAGCGCCGACTTCAGGCGGCTCTGGTCCGAGCAGCACGTCCTGGAGACCACGCACGCGACGGTCGTCCTGCGCTGCGGGCCGCCGCACGACCGGCTGGAGTTCTCCTGGGAGGCGCTCCAGATGACCGGCGACCCGGACGAGGTGGTCCTCGTCTACACCGCCGCCCCCGGCACCCCGACGGCGTCCGCGCTGCGGGAGCTGTGCGGCGCGCACCGGGGCGGCCGGGCGCCCCGGTGA
- a CDS encoding MFS transporter, with protein sequence MPAPNTGSAATPVNPRSRVLVASLIGTTIEFYDFYIYATAAVLVFPSLFFPGSDPTTALLSSFAVFGAAMVARPIGAVFFGHLGDRLGRKKTLVVSLLTMGIATFLIGVLPTYAQAGWIATALLVVMRLAQGFALGGEWSGAALVATENAPRGKRALYGTFPQLGAPLGFIIGNGLFLAIGALLPSTAGADPTQPSDAFVDWGWRIPFLFSAVMVAIGLWVRSRLVESAVFARTRESGKVQKLPFATVVRGHWRQLVLGTFIMLATYVLFYLMTTFSLSYGRTAKDAAVPGLGYSYTTFVLMMIFGVLFFAVFTLVSGPLADRYGRRTTLLWVTAAIVVFGLVWVPLIGLGTLGVVLWLVLGFTLMGMTFGPMGALLPELFPTSVRYTGSGISYNVSSILGAAVAPFIAVALWEAGDGSPWLVGVYLSAMGLLTLTALVLGKETKDVSLDDGDPAAPEAASPASAPR encoded by the coding sequence ATGCCCGCACCGAACACCGGATCAGCCGCGACGCCCGTCAACCCGCGGTCCCGTGTCCTCGTCGCCAGCCTCATCGGCACGACGATCGAGTTCTACGACTTCTACATCTACGCGACCGCCGCGGTCCTGGTCTTCCCCTCCCTCTTCTTCCCCGGCAGTGACCCGACGACGGCCCTGCTGTCGTCGTTCGCGGTCTTCGGCGCCGCGATGGTCGCCCGCCCGATCGGCGCCGTCTTCTTCGGGCACCTCGGCGACCGGCTCGGCCGCAAGAAGACCCTCGTGGTGTCCCTGCTGACCATGGGCATCGCCACGTTCCTCATCGGCGTCCTGCCCACCTACGCGCAGGCCGGCTGGATCGCCACCGCCCTGCTGGTGGTGATGCGGCTCGCGCAGGGCTTCGCGCTCGGCGGCGAGTGGAGCGGCGCCGCGCTGGTCGCCACCGAGAACGCCCCGCGCGGCAAGCGCGCCCTGTACGGCACGTTCCCCCAACTGGGTGCCCCGCTCGGCTTCATCATCGGCAACGGCCTGTTCCTCGCCATCGGGGCGCTGCTGCCGTCCACGGCCGGCGCCGACCCCACCCAGCCCTCCGACGCCTTCGTCGACTGGGGCTGGCGCATCCCGTTCCTGTTCTCCGCCGTGATGGTCGCGATCGGCCTGTGGGTGCGCTCGCGGCTCGTCGAGTCGGCGGTGTTCGCCAGGACCCGCGAGAGCGGGAAGGTCCAGAAGCTGCCGTTCGCCACCGTGGTCCGCGGCCACTGGAGGCAGCTCGTCCTGGGCACCTTCATCATGCTGGCGACGTACGTGCTGTTCTACCTGATGACGACGTTCTCGCTCAGCTACGGGCGTACCGCGAAGGACGCGGCGGTCCCGGGCCTCGGCTACAGCTACACCACGTTCGTCCTGATGATGATCTTCGGGGTGCTGTTCTTCGCCGTGTTCACGCTCGTCTCCGGACCGCTCGCCGACCGGTACGGACGGCGCACCACCCTGCTCTGGGTCACCGCGGCCATCGTCGTCTTCGGACTGGTCTGGGTGCCCCTGATCGGCCTCGGCACCCTCGGCGTGGTGCTGTGGCTCGTGCTCGGCTTCACCCTGATGGGCATGACGTTCGGGCCGATGGGCGCGCTGCTGCCCGAGCTCTTCCCGACGAGCGTCCGCTACACGGGCTCCGGCATCTCCTACAACGTCAGCTCCATCCTCGGCGCGGCCGTCGCCCCCTTCATCGCGGTCGCCCTCTGGGAGGCGGGCGACGGCTCGCCCTGGCTGGTCGGCGTCTACCTGTCCGCGATGGGCCTGCTCACGCTGACCGCGCTCGTGCTCGGCAAGGAGACCAAGGACGTCTCCCTGGACGACGGCGACCCCGCCGCCCCGGAAGCGGCTTCCCCGGCCTCCGCGCCCCGCTGA
- a CDS encoding DMT family transporter, whose translation MLVIAVVFAVLGAVSNAVGTAFQRKAAATVPRGGGVRLLLTLARRPAWAIGIAGVACAALFQALALINGPMALVQPLFVLELPFALLIAAPLLHRRLSTEGWWAIAGVVGGLALLLASAAPSGDNEQASMARWVPVLIVGLGSIAALVILTRSSSSPLFRAAALATGAAIGNALTAALMKSATSRLADQGVSAFLSSWQTYGFALTGVASLLLLENALQAGPLAASQPALTVGDAAVSLLLGIVLFEETVRTGWWLLPEAIGTALIVWGVVRLTHVVPHAVKVR comes from the coding sequence ATGTTGGTGATCGCCGTGGTCTTCGCCGTCCTGGGCGCCGTGAGCAACGCGGTGGGCACGGCCTTCCAGCGCAAGGCCGCCGCCACCGTGCCCCGGGGCGGCGGGGTACGGCTGCTGCTCACCCTCGCGCGCCGGCCCGCCTGGGCGATCGGCATCGCCGGTGTGGCGTGCGCCGCGCTGTTCCAGGCGCTCGCGCTGATCAACGGCCCGATGGCGCTCGTGCAGCCGCTGTTCGTCCTGGAGCTGCCGTTCGCGCTGCTGATCGCGGCCCCGCTGCTGCACCGCAGGCTGAGCACCGAGGGCTGGTGGGCGATCGCGGGCGTGGTCGGCGGGCTCGCCCTGCTGCTCGCCTCGGCGGCTCCGTCGGGGGACAACGAACAGGCGTCCATGGCCCGCTGGGTCCCGGTGCTGATCGTCGGCCTCGGCTCCATCGCCGCCCTGGTGATTCTCACCCGGTCCTCGTCGTCGCCGCTGTTCCGGGCCGCCGCGCTCGCGACCGGCGCGGCGATCGGCAACGCGCTGACCGCCGCGCTCATGAAGTCGGCCACGAGCCGGCTCGCCGACCAGGGCGTGTCGGCCTTCCTCAGCAGCTGGCAGACGTACGGGTTCGCGCTCACCGGGGTGGCGTCGCTGCTGCTGCTGGAGAACGCGCTCCAGGCGGGCCCGCTGGCCGCGTCGCAGCCGGCGCTCACGGTCGGCGACGCGGCGGTCAGCCTGCTGCTGGGGATCGTCCTGTTCGAGGAGACGGTCAGGACCGGCTGGTGGCTGCTGCCCGAGGCGATCGGCACCGCCCTGATCGTGTGGGGCGTCGTCCGGCTCACCCACGTGGTGCCGCACGCGGTCAAGGTGCGCTGA
- a CDS encoding TetR/AcrR family transcriptional regulator, translating to MTEGFTRRTPSRRGEGLALRGEILTAAAAMLTESGREGDLSLRAVAREVGISAPSVYLHFKDRAELVAAVNRQAYERLVAELREARDRAGAAGPRAALRAMAQHYCRFAVDNPGLYRLMFGIERMPLSRDELPGHPLWLLHGAWTEAVSACRATPQDPPGLSPDATGAPDPGPSDPDPSGPDPKGTGPTGPHPTGDRPTGDRPTGNRPTGNRPSGHLGPADDARVVRLLWFSLHGVVAMAVAMPFAADRQGLEEMADDLLDLALTK from the coding sequence ATGACCGAGGGGTTCACACGCCGTACGCCCAGCCGTCGGGGCGAGGGGCTCGCGCTGCGGGGGGAGATCCTCACGGCCGCCGCCGCGATGCTCACCGAGTCGGGGCGGGAGGGTGACCTGTCGCTGCGCGCGGTCGCCCGGGAGGTCGGCATCTCGGCCCCCAGCGTCTATCTGCACTTCAAGGACCGGGCCGAGCTGGTGGCCGCCGTCAACCGGCAGGCCTACGAGCGGCTGGTCGCCGAGTTGCGGGAGGCCAGGGACCGCGCCGGCGCGGCCGGGCCGCGGGCCGCGCTGCGCGCGATGGCGCAGCACTACTGCCGGTTCGCGGTGGACAACCCGGGGCTGTACCGGCTGATGTTCGGGATCGAGCGGATGCCGCTCTCCCGCGACGAACTCCCGGGCCACCCGCTGTGGCTGCTCCACGGGGCCTGGACCGAGGCCGTGTCCGCCTGCCGCGCCACCCCACAGGACCCGCCCGGCCTCAGCCCCGACGCAACCGGCGCGCCCGACCCCGGCCCGAGCGACCCCGACCCGAGCGGGCCCGACCCGAAAGGAACCGGCCCGACCGGACCGCACCCGACCGGCGACCGCCCGACCGGCGACCGCCCGACCGGCAACCGTCCGACCGGCAACCGTCCGTCCGGACACCTCGGCCCGGCGGACGACGCGCGTGTGGTCAGGCTGCTGTGGTTCTCGCTGCACGGGGTGGTCGCGATGGCCGTGGCGATGCCGTTCGCCGCCGACCGGCAGGGCTTGGAGGAGATGGCCGACGACCTCCTCGACCTGGCGCTGACCAAATAG
- a CDS encoding cytochrome P450, translating to MAQPQADTAVELPHHPSPRAAGCPFDPPPALRSLPSDQPLSRVRIWDGSSPWLVTRYEQLRRLLGDPRVSADATLPGYPHRTPATKASDETRRTFLTMDDPDHARLRRMVTAPFAVRKMEALRPAVQRIVDDLIDAMLAGPKPVDLVQEFALPVPSLVICELLGVPYADHDFFQRNTKVVVDRTSTPEQVLDCLGTLTDYLEELLSEKAARPADDLLSVLATEPVATGEMTRRRAAETGVLLLGAGHETTANMIALGTLALLLNPDQLALLRDAENPGTAAGAVEELLRYLTIAHSGRRRVALEDIELDGQTIRAGEGLIFANDIANRDPEAFAGDADRLDLTRDSRRHVAFGFGVHQCLGQPLARVELQVVYGTLYSRIPTLALATDVDRLEFKHQGLVYGVHELPVTW from the coding sequence ATGGCCCAGCCGCAGGCGGACACGGCGGTCGAACTGCCGCACCACCCGAGCCCCCGCGCCGCCGGATGCCCCTTCGATCCGCCGCCCGCGCTGCGGAGTCTCCCGTCGGACCAGCCCCTGTCCCGGGTACGGATCTGGGACGGCAGCAGCCCGTGGCTGGTCACGCGCTACGAGCAGCTGCGCCGGCTGCTCGGCGACCCGCGTGTCAGCGCGGACGCGACCCTGCCCGGCTATCCGCACCGCACGCCCGCGACCAAGGCGAGCGACGAGACCCGCCGCACCTTCCTCACCATGGACGACCCGGACCACGCCCGGCTGCGCCGGATGGTGACGGCCCCCTTCGCCGTCCGGAAGATGGAGGCGCTGCGCCCGGCCGTCCAGAGGATCGTCGACGACCTGATCGACGCGATGCTCGCCGGCCCCAAACCGGTCGACCTGGTGCAGGAGTTCGCGCTGCCGGTCCCCAGCCTGGTCATCTGCGAGCTGCTCGGCGTCCCCTACGCGGACCACGACTTCTTCCAGCGCAACACCAAGGTCGTCGTCGACCGGACGTCGACGCCCGAGCAGGTCCTCGACTGCCTCGGCACCCTCACCGACTACCTGGAGGAGCTGCTGTCGGAGAAGGCGGCGAGGCCGGCCGACGACCTGCTCTCGGTGCTCGCCACCGAGCCCGTCGCGACCGGTGAGATGACCCGGCGCCGGGCCGCCGAGACGGGCGTGCTGCTGCTCGGCGCGGGCCACGAGACCACCGCGAACATGATCGCGCTCGGCACCCTCGCCCTGCTCCTCAACCCGGACCAGCTCGCCCTGCTCCGCGACGCCGAGAACCCGGGGACGGCCGCGGGAGCCGTCGAGGAACTGCTGCGCTACCTCACGATCGCCCACTCGGGGCGGCGGCGGGTGGCGCTGGAGGACATCGAGCTCGACGGGCAGACCATCCGGGCCGGGGAGGGCCTGATCTTCGCCAACGACATCGCCAACCGCGACCCGGAGGCGTTCGCGGGCGACGCGGACCGGCTCGACCTCACCCGGGACTCCCGGCGCCATGTCGCGTTCGGCTTCGGCGTCCACCAGTGCCTCGGCCAGCCGCTGGCCCGGGTCGAGCTCCAGGTCGTGTACGGCACCCTGTACTCCCGCATCCCCACGCTGGCCCTGGCGACCGACGTCGACCGGCTGGAGTTCAAGCACCAGGGACTCGTCTACGGCGTCCACGAACTCCCCGTCACCTGGTGA
- a CDS encoding ferredoxin yields the protein MRVEVDQPRCVASGQCVLLAPEVFDQDDDGIVELLESDPEPRHHDDVRESAAVCPAAAIRLTER from the coding sequence ATGCGTGTGGAAGTCGACCAGCCGCGCTGCGTCGCCTCCGGGCAGTGCGTCCTGCTGGCCCCCGAGGTCTTCGACCAGGACGACGACGGCATCGTCGAGCTGCTGGAGTCCGACCCGGAGCCGCGCCACCACGACGACGTCAGGGAGTCGGCGGCCGTCTGCCCGGCGGCGGCGATCCGTCTGACGGAGCGGTAG
- a CDS encoding DoxX family protein: MTSTLDTPRPDAAPAHPAAPVHAYDTGLLIVRLALGLTAAAHGAQKLFGWFGGGGLDGTGQFFAASGYPAGRTMAVIAGLSETLGGLGLVLGLFTPLAGAAVLGTMINAMAVKWGGGFFAPDGIEYELLLAATAAGVALTGPGRIAVDRRLPVLRAHRLGHGAAAVALAAVVGCLTLLIRK, encoded by the coding sequence ATGACATCCACCCTCGACACCCCACGCCCCGACGCCGCGCCCGCCCACCCCGCCGCGCCCGTCCACGCCTACGACACCGGCCTGCTGATCGTGCGCCTGGCCCTCGGCCTCACCGCGGCGGCGCACGGCGCCCAGAAACTCTTCGGCTGGTTCGGCGGGGGCGGCCTCGACGGCACCGGACAGTTCTTCGCCGCGAGCGGCTACCCCGCCGGGCGGACCATGGCCGTGATCGCCGGACTCAGCGAGACCCTCGGCGGACTCGGCCTCGTCCTCGGCCTGTTCACCCCGCTGGCCGGAGCCGCCGTCCTCGGCACGATGATCAACGCCATGGCCGTGAAGTGGGGCGGCGGATTCTTCGCCCCCGACGGCATCGAGTACGAACTCCTGCTCGCCGCCACCGCCGCGGGAGTGGCCCTCACCGGACCAGGCCGGATCGCCGTCGACCGCCGGCTGCCCGTGCTGCGCGCCCACCGCCTCGGCCACGGCGCCGCCGCGGTCGCCCTCGCCGCGGTCGTCGGCTGCCTCACCCTGCTCATCAGGAAGTGA
- a CDS encoding GNAT family N-acetyltransferase encodes MEFRSAAPADEPSLTALWRTAFGDAPVGALWLTDPGRHPRTVVAVEDGRVLSALHWTPRPIRSADGATDRVGCLGGVATRPEARGRGLVTRLLADAVDAMTADRCAWSLLCTGTPDVYRSAGWETFPTPLWHAGLPARPAPPPDTALPRTAGAADTARLAALHDRFDAARPLTTVRTAADWRLRVPHWYDRTTVTLLTDPTTAAAPGADPARPGGYAVARLGPGAAEVLELALAGPDPAAQARALLTGIAVRARAAGHRRLTVRAPDVPAVRAAVEAVFPDASAAAAHTGMARPLLASRARVRATVTAPGAVHWFGDSV; translated from the coding sequence ATGGAGTTCAGGAGCGCGGCGCCCGCCGACGAACCGTCGCTGACCGCCCTGTGGCGCACGGCGTTCGGAGACGCGCCCGTCGGCGCGCTGTGGCTTACCGACCCAGGACGCCACCCGCGCACCGTCGTCGCCGTCGAGGACGGCCGTGTCCTGTCCGCCCTGCACTGGACGCCCCGGCCGATCCGCTCGGCCGACGGGGCCACCGACCGGGTCGGCTGCCTCGGCGGGGTCGCCACCCGGCCCGAGGCCAGGGGCCGGGGCCTGGTCACCCGGCTCCTCGCGGACGCCGTCGACGCGATGACCGCCGACCGGTGCGCCTGGTCGCTGCTGTGCACCGGCACCCCGGACGTCTACCGCTCGGCCGGCTGGGAGACCTTCCCCACCCCCCTCTGGCACGCCGGACTCCCCGCCCGGCCCGCGCCGCCGCCGGACACCGCCCTGCCGCGCACCGCGGGAGCAGCGGACACCGCCCGGCTGGCCGCGCTGCACGACCGCTTCGACGCCGCCAGGCCCCTCACCACCGTCAGGACCGCGGCCGACTGGCGGCTGCGCGTCCCGCACTGGTACGACCGCACCACCGTCACCCTGCTCACCGACCCGACGACGGCCGCCGCGCCCGGCGCCGACCCCGCACGGCCCGGCGGCTACGCGGTGGCCAGGCTCGGCCCCGGAGCCGCCGAGGTCCTGGAACTCGCCCTCGCCGGACCCGACCCCGCCGCCCAGGCCCGCGCCCTGCTCACCGGGATCGCCGTCCGTGCGCGGGCCGCGGGCCACCGCCGTCTCACCGTCCGCGCCCCCGACGTCCCGGCCGTCCGCGCCGCCGTCGAGGCCGTGTTCCCCGACGCGAGCGCAGCCGCCGCGCACACCGGCATGGCCCGACCGCTGCTCGCCTCCCGCGCGCGGGTCCGCGCGACGGTGACGGCGCCCGGCGCGGTCCACTGGTTCGGGGACTCCGTCTGA
- a CDS encoding SDR family NAD(P)-dependent oxidoreductase produces MDRFDLTGRTALVTGAARGLGRAFATALAEAGADLVLTDLPDTPDLADTASRIEELGRTVHVVPQDLSRTDELHAFADRVHETAGPLHILVNNAGTAALERFNEITTESWYRVMRVNLDAVFFLSQRLAEHMIADRVEGRIITITSKNALVAEAGLAHYNASKAAVDLLTQTLAVELAPHGITVNSIAPGMVATPIDDAFPFDREAFEAAYRERIPLGRYAEPQECAGALLLLASDAGAYLTGTRIVVDGGVLADQMPRTRFMPPYRPTLTRPPRTP; encoded by the coding sequence ATGGACCGCTTCGACCTGACCGGCCGCACCGCGCTGGTCACCGGCGCCGCCCGGGGCCTCGGCCGGGCCTTCGCCACCGCCCTGGCCGAGGCGGGCGCCGACCTGGTCCTCACCGACCTGCCCGACACCCCCGACCTCGCGGACACCGCGTCCCGGATCGAGGAACTGGGCCGCACCGTCCACGTCGTCCCGCAGGACCTCAGCCGCACCGACGAACTGCACGCCTTCGCCGACCGGGTCCACGAGACGGCGGGACCCCTGCACATCCTGGTCAACAACGCGGGCACGGCCGCCCTCGAACGCTTCAACGAGATCACCACCGAGAGCTGGTACCGGGTGATGCGGGTCAACCTGGACGCCGTGTTCTTCCTCAGCCAGCGCCTCGCCGAACACATGATCGCCGACCGGGTCGAGGGCCGGATCATCACCATCACCTCCAAGAACGCCCTGGTCGCCGAGGCGGGCCTGGCCCACTACAACGCCTCCAAGGCCGCCGTCGACCTGCTCACCCAGACCCTCGCCGTGGAACTCGCCCCGCACGGCATCACCGTCAACAGCATCGCGCCCGGCATGGTCGCCACCCCCATCGACGACGCGTTCCCCTTCGACCGCGAGGCGTTCGAGGCGGCCTACCGCGAGCGCATCCCGCTCGGCCGGTACGCCGAACCGCAGGAGTGCGCGGGCGCCCTGCTGCTGCTCGCCTCCGACGCGGGCGCCTACCTCACCGGCACCCGGATCGTCGTCGACGGCGGAGTGCTGGCCGACCAGATGCCCCGCACCCGCTTCATGCCGCCCTACCGCCCCACCCTCACCCGCCCGCCCCGCACCCCCTGA
- a CDS encoding amidohydrolase family protein, which yields MITDVHSHLFRHAHDFDDTFRAESARAHAGEVDLTVRYEEYAATAPPGTRTIVVGGKARRSGLWVDDAAVAAYVARRPEQLIGYLALDPTQPGWQDELRHGHQELGLRGIKLMPMYAGFDPADPAYDPLYAYAEQHGLPLLVHTGTTFVSQARLEYAMPRHLDEVAIRHPGLRMVLAHLGHPFEGECIAVIRKHRHVYADVSALHYRPFQLWHSLRLVQDYGVWDKLLFGSDYPFTTVDDSVEGLRRIARIPGIPGLDPLDQDAVEALLHRPSLDLLGLS from the coding sequence GTGATCACCGACGTCCACTCGCATCTCTTCCGGCACGCTCACGACTTCGACGACACCTTCCGCGCCGAGTCCGCCCGCGCCCACGCGGGCGAGGTCGACCTGACCGTGCGCTACGAGGAGTACGCGGCGACCGCACCGCCCGGCACCCGCACCATCGTGGTCGGCGGCAAGGCCAGACGCAGCGGCCTGTGGGTGGACGACGCGGCCGTCGCCGCCTATGTCGCGCGGCGGCCCGAGCAGCTCATCGGCTACCTCGCGCTCGACCCCACCCAGCCCGGCTGGCAGGACGAACTCCGCCACGGCCACCAGGAGCTGGGCCTGCGCGGCATCAAACTCATGCCGATGTACGCCGGGTTCGACCCCGCCGACCCCGCGTACGACCCGCTCTACGCCTACGCCGAACAGCACGGACTGCCGCTGCTCGTGCACACCGGCACCACGTTCGTCTCCCAGGCCCGCCTGGAGTACGCGATGCCGCGCCACCTCGACGAGGTCGCCATCCGCCACCCAGGACTGCGGATGGTCCTCGCCCACCTCGGCCACCCCTTCGAGGGCGAGTGCATCGCGGTGATCCGCAAGCACCGGCACGTCTACGCCGACGTGAGCGCCCTGCACTACCGCCCGTTCCAGCTCTGGCACAGCCTGCGCCTCGTCCAGGACTACGGGGTGTGGGACAAGCTCCTGTTCGGCAGCGACTACCCCTTCACCACCGTCGACGACTCCGTCGAGGGGCTGCGCCGGATCGCCCGGATCCCCGGCATCCCCGGGCTCGACCCGCTGGACCAGGACGCGGTGGAGGCCCTCCTGCACCGCCCGTCGCTCGACCTGCTCGGCCTGTCCTGA
- a CDS encoding mandelate racemase/muconate lactonizing enzyme family protein, which produces MLSVDTKRPAGPAGRITRVETLALGTAWRDFGYVRLHTDQGLTGVGEITHPYRVAETCALTEAMGRRHLIGADPFDVEEIWLRMYQGDFLRGGDIGGIVVSGVDQALHDLMGKALGVPVYRLTGGATRDRVRVYANGWYTGEREPEVFAAKAKATVAKGYTGLKVDPFGAGLHELDRVELRRSLALVEAVREAVGPDVDLYIEGHARFAMATARRLVHELAPYDIGWFEEPLPWTHIERYAELRALAPFPISGGEHFHNRYEYKPLFATDAVDIVQPDLSMAGGFTELRKIAAQADAHGMTVAPHNSNSPLCTTASVHACLGLTNLTVLETFDGLLEPYVFDAVKGALPIEDGHIALPERPGLGIELADEVFAEHPPTHRFWNMFAEGWEKRNRT; this is translated from the coding sequence ATGCTGAGCGTCGACACGAAGAGGCCGGCCGGACCGGCGGGACGCATCACCCGGGTGGAGACCCTCGCCCTCGGCACCGCCTGGCGCGACTTCGGATACGTCCGTCTCCACACCGACCAGGGGCTCACCGGCGTCGGCGAGATCACCCACCCCTACCGGGTCGCCGAGACCTGCGCCCTCACCGAGGCGATGGGCCGCCGCCATCTGATCGGCGCCGACCCCTTCGACGTGGAGGAGATCTGGCTGCGCATGTACCAGGGGGACTTCCTGCGCGGCGGGGACATCGGAGGCATCGTCGTCTCCGGCGTCGACCAGGCCCTGCACGACCTCATGGGCAAGGCGCTCGGCGTCCCCGTCTACCGCCTCACCGGCGGCGCCACCCGCGACCGGGTCCGCGTCTACGCCAACGGCTGGTACACCGGCGAGCGGGAACCCGAGGTGTTCGCCGCCAAGGCGAAGGCCACCGTCGCCAAGGGCTACACCGGCCTCAAGGTCGACCCCTTCGGCGCGGGACTGCACGAACTCGACCGCGTCGAACTGCGCCGCTCCCTCGCCCTGGTGGAGGCCGTCCGGGAGGCCGTGGGACCCGACGTCGACCTCTACATCGAGGGCCACGCCCGGTTCGCGATGGCCACCGCCCGCCGCCTCGTCCACGAACTCGCGCCCTACGACATCGGCTGGTTCGAGGAACCCCTGCCGTGGACGCACATCGAGCGCTACGCCGAACTGCGCGCCCTCGCCCCGTTCCCGATCTCCGGCGGCGAGCACTTCCACAACCGCTACGAGTACAAGCCGCTGTTCGCCACCGACGCCGTCGACATCGTCCAGCCCGACCTGTCGATGGCCGGCGGCTTCACCGAACTGCGCAAGATCGCCGCCCAGGCCGACGCGCACGGCATGACCGTCGCCCCGCACAACTCCAACTCCCCGCTGTGCACGACCGCTTCGGTCCACGCCTGCCTCGGCCTGACCAACCTCACCGTCCTGGAGACCTTCGACGGACTGCTGGAGCCGTACGTCTTCGACGCGGTCAAGGGCGCCCTGCCGATCGAGGACGGCCACATCGCCCTCCCCGAACGCCCGGGACTGGGCATCGAGTTGGCCGACGAGGTGTTCGCCGAGCACCCGCCCACCCACCGGTTCTGGAACATGTTCGCCGAGGGCTGGGAGAAGAGGAACCGCACGTGA